The following proteins are co-located in the Corynebacterium aquilae DSM 44791 genome:
- the nrdR gene encoding transcriptional regulator NrdR — protein MYCPFCANHSSSVIDSRVVDSGSAIRRRRECPECGGRFTTVEKAMLLVVKRNGVTEPFSRDKVILGVRRACQGRNVSDDALKRLAQEVEETVRLKGTSQVNANDIGLAILDPLRELDEVAYLRFASVYRSFDSAEDFEKEIRMMRRHAKSSLK, from the coding sequence ATGTATTGCCCTTTTTGTGCCAATCACAGCTCCAGTGTGATCGACTCCCGTGTGGTGGACAGTGGGTCTGCTATTCGGCGACGCCGGGAGTGCCCCGAATGTGGCGGTCGATTCACCACGGTGGAAAAGGCGATGTTGTTGGTGGTGAAACGAAATGGCGTGACGGAACCTTTTTCGCGCGACAAGGTTATTTTGGGTGTGCGGCGGGCGTGCCAGGGGCGAAACGTCAGCGATGACGCTTTGAAACGGCTTGCTCAAGAGGTGGAGGAAACTGTGCGTTTGAAGGGCACCTCGCAGGTCAACGCCAACGATATCGGTTTGGCTATTTTGGATCCGCTGCGGGAGCTTGATGAGGTGGCTTATCTGCGATTTGCGTCTGTCTACCGCAGTTTTGATAGTGCAGAAGACTTCGAAAAGGAAATTCGCATGATGCGACGGCATGCGAAGTCTTCGCTGAAGTAA
- the hrpA gene encoding ATP-dependent RNA helicase HrpA translates to MASEHTSTNTSRTPVPQRTSRGAGGRSGARSGQRPRQTSAPLSPEVASKKKELYNLLDSVSLAGAHRFRRRLKKAASLHALSAIAADMDAESNILNRRRDALPEITYPQQLPVSTFHDEIVEAISNHQVVIIAGETGSGKTTQIPKMCLELGRGIRGRIGHTQPRRLAARTVAERIAEELGQNIGESVGYAIRFDDHVSATTAVKLMTDGILLAEMQRDRYLNAYDTIIIDEAHERSLNIDFLLGYLKQLLPKRPDLKVIITSATIDPERFAEHFADATGQPAPIISVSGRTYPVEIRYRPLQQETDNGIIDIDPLDGVCDAIAELMRVGDGDILCFFPGERDIRDAMEAIEARKFRGVEITPLFGRLSNAEQHRVFSPHSGRRIVLATNIAETSLTVPGIRYVVDTGTARISRYSSRTKVQRLPVEAISQASANQRSGRCGRVAEGVAIRLYSEQDFLSRPEFTDPEILRTNLASVILQMAALKLGDIEDFPFVQAPDHKAIRDGLLLLHELGALAEGEDHGAPRLTDIGRQLSRIPVDPRLARMLVEAHHSGCVADVLVIVAALSIQDVRERPMDMTAQADQAHARFNDKTSDFASYLKLWDYLTHTQQELSGNKFRTRMKKEFLHYLRIREWRDLVRQLTGVIDDLGWSYGAYEPEHHNMDLVHQALLSGLLSHIGVRAGDSREYAGARGTRFVIFPGSGLSKKPPQVVMAGQLVETSRLFARDVAAIAPEWAEQLGKDLLRHQYSEPHWSTKRAAAMVYQKSTLYGVTLVADRLTSLHTVDPEAARSLFIRHALIDGDWNTHHSFFHDNAKKLEEAAELENKARRRDIVVDDDTLYDFYDSKLPPSITTGQRFDRWWKKKQRTQPTLLDFNPDNLIRDDAEGVEEDAFPDKWESDDIIFDVDYNFLPGSPDDGVTIRIPVPLLGSVDAQTFEWLVPGLREELITELIRTLPKALRRTVVPAPAYAARVLPMLVAYHGSVTKQLAEALHRIGGRGIAATDFNPDQLPDHLRPSYAAIDKRGKIIDRDRNLKALKERNAKHISSSVKKVGAAAYHDEAPEWTAQTLGTIPEEITSTVDGQAVTTYPALVATPGGVAVEAKPTKAAADASHLTATITLLLRSITVNTQRMVNGLPLTQRVAVENYPHGGAQGLVDDARVAAIRDSLIAHGGPVRSPEEFATLQQAVSKDVPSRVRQMVVALAPALVTYAHVADELSAWSGPAIDDMTKQLSVLLPPHALSLHGAARLRHLPRYLEAMKIRLEDMDRDPDRDEDLSMTIENVQQLLEQKLAQLGPGAEKTAAVKDIIFMIEELRVSLFAQRLGTAGTVSARRIEKAIAKLG, encoded by the coding sequence ATGGCTAGCGAACACACGTCCACCAACACCTCCCGTACCCCTGTACCCCAGCGCACCTCCCGTGGCGCAGGTGGACGATCCGGCGCACGTTCCGGGCAGCGCCCCCGCCAAACATCTGCCCCGTTGAGCCCCGAGGTCGCCAGCAAGAAAAAAGAACTCTACAACCTGCTAGATTCGGTCTCCCTGGCCGGGGCGCACCGCTTCCGCCGCCGCCTCAAAAAAGCTGCCAGCCTGCACGCACTGTCGGCCATTGCGGCCGACATGGACGCCGAAAGCAATATCTTGAATCGGCGCCGGGATGCCCTTCCGGAGATCACCTACCCCCAGCAACTACCGGTGTCGACCTTCCACGATGAGATCGTGGAAGCCATCTCCAACCACCAGGTGGTAATCATCGCCGGCGAAACCGGCTCCGGTAAAACCACCCAGATTCCCAAAATGTGCCTCGAGCTCGGGCGCGGCATCCGCGGCCGCATCGGGCACACCCAGCCCCGCCGACTCGCCGCCCGCACGGTGGCCGAACGCATCGCCGAAGAACTCGGCCAAAACATCGGCGAATCCGTCGGCTACGCCATCCGCTTCGACGACCACGTCAGCGCCACCACCGCCGTCAAACTCATGACCGACGGCATTTTGCTCGCCGAAATGCAGCGCGACCGCTACCTGAATGCCTACGACACCATCATCATCGACGAGGCCCACGAACGCAGCCTCAACATCGACTTCCTCCTGGGCTACCTCAAGCAGCTGCTGCCGAAACGTCCCGATCTCAAAGTCATCATCACCTCCGCAACCATCGACCCGGAACGCTTCGCCGAACACTTCGCAGACGCCACTGGCCAACCCGCGCCCATTATCTCCGTGTCGGGGCGCACCTACCCGGTAGAAATCCGCTACCGGCCCCTCCAACAAGAAACAGACAACGGAATCATCGACATCGACCCGCTTGACGGAGTATGCGACGCCATCGCCGAACTCATGCGGGTCGGCGACGGCGACATTCTCTGCTTCTTCCCCGGCGAACGCGACATCCGCGACGCCATGGAAGCCATCGAAGCGCGCAAATTCCGCGGCGTAGAAATCACCCCCCTATTCGGTCGGCTCTCCAACGCCGAACAACACCGAGTGTTCAGCCCCCACTCCGGCCGCCGCATCGTACTGGCCACCAACATCGCCGAAACCTCCCTCACCGTCCCCGGCATCCGCTACGTCGTCGACACCGGCACCGCCAGAATCTCCCGCTACTCCTCCCGCACCAAAGTCCAACGCCTCCCCGTCGAAGCGATTTCCCAAGCCAGCGCCAACCAACGCTCCGGACGCTGTGGCCGCGTCGCCGAAGGCGTCGCCATCCGCCTCTACTCCGAGCAAGACTTCCTCAGCAGGCCAGAATTCACCGACCCAGAAATCCTGCGCACCAACCTCGCCAGCGTCATCCTGCAAATGGCCGCCCTCAAACTCGGCGACATCGAAGACTTCCCCTTCGTCCAAGCACCCGACCACAAAGCCATCCGCGACGGTCTACTCCTGCTCCACGAACTCGGGGCGCTAGCCGAAGGCGAAGACCACGGCGCACCCCGACTCACCGACATCGGACGCCAACTATCCCGCATCCCCGTCGACCCCCGCCTGGCCCGCATGCTCGTCGAAGCACACCACAGCGGATGCGTCGCCGACGTCCTCGTCATCGTCGCCGCCCTATCCATCCAAGACGTGCGCGAACGGCCCATGGACATGACCGCCCAAGCCGATCAAGCCCACGCCCGCTTCAACGACAAAACCTCCGACTTCGCCAGCTACCTGAAACTGTGGGACTACCTCACCCACACCCAACAAGAACTCAGCGGCAACAAATTCCGCACCCGCATGAAAAAAGAGTTCCTCCACTACCTCCGCATCCGCGAATGGCGCGACCTGGTCCGCCAACTCACCGGCGTCATCGACGACCTCGGCTGGAGCTACGGCGCCTACGAACCAGAACACCACAACATGGACCTGGTCCACCAAGCACTGCTATCCGGCCTACTCAGCCACATCGGCGTTCGGGCAGGTGACAGTCGCGAATACGCCGGCGCCCGCGGCACCCGCTTCGTGATCTTCCCCGGCAGCGGACTAAGCAAAAAACCACCCCAGGTCGTCATGGCCGGACAACTCGTCGAAACCTCCCGCCTGTTCGCCCGCGACGTCGCAGCCATCGCCCCCGAATGGGCCGAACAGCTCGGCAAAGACCTCCTGCGCCACCAATACTCCGAACCCCACTGGTCGACCAAACGCGCAGCCGCCATGGTCTACCAAAAATCCACCCTCTACGGCGTCACCCTCGTCGCCGACCGACTCACCAGCCTGCACACCGTAGACCCCGAGGCCGCCCGCAGCCTGTTCATCCGCCACGCCCTGATCGACGGCGACTGGAACACCCACCACAGCTTCTTCCACGACAACGCCAAAAAGCTCGAGGAAGCAGCAGAACTCGAAAACAAGGCCCGCCGACGCGACATCGTCGTCGACGACGACACCCTCTACGACTTCTACGACAGCAAACTTCCCCCCTCGATCACCACCGGCCAGCGCTTCGACCGCTGGTGGAAGAAGAAGCAACGCACCCAGCCAACACTGCTCGACTTCAACCCGGACAACCTCATCCGCGACGACGCCGAAGGAGTCGAGGAAGACGCATTCCCCGACAAATGGGAAAGCGACGACATCATCTTCGACGTCGACTACAACTTCCTACCCGGATCCCCCGATGACGGCGTGACAATCCGCATCCCCGTACCACTGCTCGGAAGCGTCGACGCCCAAACCTTCGAATGGCTCGTCCCAGGCCTACGCGAAGAACTCATCACCGAACTCATCCGCACCCTCCCCAAGGCGCTGCGGCGCACCGTCGTACCCGCCCCCGCCTACGCTGCCCGCGTCCTGCCCATGCTCGTCGCCTACCACGGCAGCGTCACCAAACAACTCGCAGAAGCCCTCCACCGCATCGGCGGGCGCGGAATCGCCGCCACCGACTTCAACCCCGACCAACTACCCGACCACCTGCGCCCCTCCTACGCAGCCATCGACAAACGCGGCAAAATCATCGACCGCGACCGCAACCTAAAAGCCCTCAAAGAACGCAACGCCAAACACATTTCCTCCTCCGTCAAGAAAGTCGGCGCAGCCGCATATCACGACGAAGCCCCGGAATGGACCGCCCAAACTCTCGGCACCATCCCCGAAGAAATCACCAGCACCGTCGACGGCCAAGCCGTCACCACCTACCCGGCACTCGTCGCCACCCCAGGCGGCGTAGCAGTGGAAGCAAAACCCACCAAAGCAGCGGCCGATGCCAGCCACCTCACCGCCACGATCACGCTGCTTCTGCGTTCCATCACGGTCAACACCCAACGCATGGTCAATGGCCTCCCCTTGACACAACGGGTTGCGGTGGAAAACTACCCCCACGGTGGCGCCCAGGGACTCGTCGACGATGCACGCGTCGCCGCGATTCGCGACAGCCTCATCGCGCATGGCGGACCAGTCCGCTCCCCGGAAGAATTCGCCACCCTACAGCAAGCAGTCAGCAAAGATGTCCCCTCCAGGGTTCGCCAAATGGTCGTCGCACTAGCCCCCGCGCTGGTCACCTACGCGCACGTCGCCGACGAACTTTCAGCCTGGAGCGGGCCCGCCATCGACGACATGACCAAACAACTGTCCGTGCTGCTCCCCCCGCACGCGCTCTCACTTCACGGAGCAGCGCGCCTCCGGCATCTCCCCCGCTATCTCGAAGCGATGAAGATTCGTCTCGAAGACATGGATCGCGATCCCGACCGCGACGAAGATCTGTCCATGACCATCGAAAATGTGCAACAGCTCCTAGAACAAAAACTGGCACAGCTCGGACCGGGCGCTGAAAAAACAGCAGCAGTCAAAGACATCATCTTCATGATCGAAGAATTGCGCGTGAGCCTGTTTGCACAACGACTCGGCACCGCAGGAACCGTCAGCGCCCGCCGCATCGAAAAAGCAATCGCAAAATTGGGATAA